Within the Pseudomonas fulva genome, the region GACACGGTGGCAGCGCCGCCGGACAGTGCTTCGCCGGGTTCGGCTGCGGTGAAAGTCGGCGACTTGTCGCAGGCGGTCAGGCCGAGAGCCAGAAACAACAGTGGCAACAGGCGACCGGGTGACGCTGGCATGGATGATCCGCAGGGCAGAAATCGAGGGCGGGAATCTTAGCAGTCTGCGCCGGTTTAAATAAGATGGATTTGCGTTTAATCGGCCAGCGCAACCAGGCTCTGCGCCGGAACCCAGCCGGTTTCGCCGCTGACCTCGCGCAGGCACCATAGCCAGCCGTTGAGGTGGCGGCTGGCAACCAGGTGTTCGTTGATCCGGGTATCCAGTTCCCGCGCGGTATAGCCTTCCAGCGCACGTGCGCTACCGTCGCCAAGCAATTCGAGAATGCTCAGCGGCACCCAGCCGCCAGGGTGTGCGTCGGTGCGGCAGAAATACCAGTCTTGCCAGTCTTCAGGGCCGTCGTAGCGCTCGCCAAGCTGAAGCAGGGTTCCGGCGTCGAAGCCGATGGGGTCCGGATATTCGCTCCGGTGGGCGGTGACGACCACATAGCATGTGGGCTTCATGAATACCTCCTGTGCTCGCGACGTGGTACGCCGCCAGGCACAAAAAAGCCGGTGCGAAACCGCGCACCGGCTTGTTCATCGCTCGGTTACCGTGCCGATCAGAACTCGTGATCGGCGGTGTCCGGGTTCAGGTCGCTGATGCCCAACTTGCCGGCGGCCTGTTCGATGGCACCGGTCTGCTTGACCAGGGCCGCGATGGCGTCGCGCACCAGTTGCTGGCCTTCGGCATTGCCGGCGGCGATCAGTTGATCGAAGTGCACACCCTTGTCGGCGCTGTCGACCAGGGCCTGGAGCTTGGCCTGGGTGGCGTCCAGATCGGCCTTCACGGTGCTGTCGGTGGCGGCGTCGGCCTTGGCGACCAGCGACGACAGGCTCGGGCCGCTGAGGGTGCTGCCGTCGACCT harbors:
- a CDS encoding ligand-binding protein SH3 produces the protein MKPTCYVVVTAHRSEYPDPIGFDAGTLLQLGERYDGPEDWQDWYFCRTDAHPGGWVPLSILELLGDGSARALEGYTARELDTRINEHLVASRHLNGWLWCLREVSGETGWVPAQSLVALAD